The following are from one region of the Natronosporangium hydrolyticum genome:
- a CDS encoding phosphate/phosphite/phosphonate ABC transporter substrate-binding protein, which produces MKVRKLAALGAATVLAAAMAACGTDDDAGGNGNGNGNGEWPDEIVLGLVPSQDVDELVEDADVLADLISAELDHPVRAEITQNYTALVVAMQTGQAHIGMFGPIALVQAADQADANVVLQSIRRGTESYHTQWFTNNPERFCQTDVVEAENPEGNTVSYCNGTDAAEFGPVGDEALAEVEAGETIMFVDEGSASGYYYPATQLQAAAGLDPFNDIDAQFGGNHPNAALAVQRGDAEIGVSFDDVRNDLVEEDPAIGSDLVVFAWSDEIPNDGVAVAGDLPQDLQDAITDAFVAVIETDEGLQAFDDVYSIEGLVPADLDALDVARQVAANFGD; this is translated from the coding sequence ATGAAGGTCCGCAAACTGGCCGCGCTCGGCGCGGCTACCGTACTCGCCGCGGCGATGGCCGCCTGCGGCACCGACGATGACGCCGGCGGCAACGGCAACGGCAACGGCAACGGCGAGTGGCCGGACGAGATCGTCCTCGGGCTCGTGCCGTCGCAGGATGTCGACGAGTTGGTGGAGGACGCCGATGTGCTGGCGGACCTGATCAGCGCCGAACTCGACCACCCGGTCCGGGCGGAGATCACCCAGAACTACACCGCGCTGGTCGTGGCGATGCAGACCGGCCAGGCGCACATCGGCATGTTCGGCCCGATCGCGCTGGTGCAGGCGGCCGACCAGGCCGACGCCAATGTCGTCCTGCAGTCGATCCGCCGGGGCACCGAGAGCTACCACACCCAGTGGTTCACCAACAACCCGGAGCGGTTCTGCCAGACCGACGTTGTCGAGGCTGAGAACCCGGAGGGTAACACCGTCAGCTACTGCAACGGCACCGACGCGGCCGAGTTCGGCCCGGTTGGTGACGAGGCGCTCGCGGAGGTCGAGGCCGGCGAGACCATCATGTTCGTGGATGAGGGCTCTGCCTCGGGCTACTACTACCCGGCGACCCAGCTGCAGGCCGCGGCCGGGCTGGACCCGTTCAACGACATCGACGCCCAGTTCGGGGGTAACCACCCGAACGCCGCGCTGGCGGTGCAGCGGGGCGACGCCGAGATCGGCGTGAGCTTCGACGATGTCCGTAACGACCTGGTCGAGGAGGACCCGGCGATCGGTTCCGACCTGGTGGTCTTCGCCTGGTCGGACGAGATCCCGAACGATGGTGTGGCGGTCGCCGGTGACCTGCCGCAGGACCTACAGGACGCGATCACCGACGCCTTCGTCGCCGTGATCGAGACCGACGAAGGGCTGCAGGCGTTCGACGACGTCTACAGCATCGAGGGCCTGGTGCCGGCGGACCTGGACGCGCTGGACGTGGCGCGCCAGGTGGCGGCGAACTTCGGCGACTAG
- the phnC gene encoding phosphonate ABC transporter ATP-binding protein, with the protein MIQFSGVSVVYPGGTHALSDIDLEIADGQFVVVVGLSGAGKSTLVRTINGLVPLTSGSLEVGGRRVDGASRRQLRALRADIGMIFQSFNLVKRTSVLNNVLMGRLHSTPTWRSLLGLYKRSDKELAFQALERVEVVEKAYVRASNLSGGQQQRVSIARALAQEPQVMLADEPVASLDPPTANVVMRDLQRINRELGITTIVNLHFLDLAKRYGDRIIGMREGRVVFDGTGEEADEKVFEDIYGRSLTADDVIGEEPVEVDLDKVLDAES; encoded by the coding sequence GTGATCCAGTTCTCTGGTGTCTCTGTGGTCTACCCCGGAGGGACCCACGCGTTGAGCGATATCGACCTGGAGATCGCTGACGGTCAGTTCGTCGTGGTGGTGGGGCTCTCCGGTGCCGGCAAGTCCACTCTGGTGCGGACGATCAACGGTCTGGTGCCGCTCACCAGCGGCAGCCTTGAGGTGGGCGGGCGGCGCGTGGACGGCGCAAGCCGGCGCCAGCTGCGGGCGTTGCGCGCCGACATCGGCATGATCTTCCAGTCGTTCAACCTGGTCAAGCGCACCAGCGTGCTGAACAACGTACTCATGGGCCGGCTGCACTCGACCCCGACCTGGCGTTCGCTGCTCGGGCTGTATAAGCGGTCTGACAAAGAGTTGGCCTTCCAAGCGCTGGAACGGGTCGAGGTGGTGGAGAAGGCGTACGTGCGGGCGAGCAACCTCTCCGGCGGCCAGCAGCAGCGGGTCTCGATCGCCCGAGCCCTGGCGCAGGAGCCGCAGGTGATGCTCGCCGATGAGCCGGTCGCCTCGCTCGACCCGCCGACCGCCAACGTGGTCATGCGCGACCTGCAGCGGATCAACCGCGAACTCGGCATCACCACCATCGTCAACCTGCACTTCCTGGACCTCGCCAAGCGGTACGGCGACCGGATCATCGGAATGCGGGAGGGCCGGGTGGTCTTCGACGGCACCGGGGAAGAAGCCGACGAGAAGGTCTTCGAGGATATCTACGGCCGGTCGTTGACCGCCGACGACGTGATCGGCGAGGAGCCGGTCGAAGTGGACCTCGACAAGGTGCTGGACGCCGAGTCGTGA
- the phnE gene encoding phosphonate ABC transporter, permease protein PhnE: MSTDLTMPVAGPVGAGRPPRPRPRWSLWIGLGIVALITWWAGRQIDFTLTPLFTDFDRGSAIVSRFFDPNWGFIFQVWPRWLETLYIAVIAALVGNGLALFISLLASPVTSPNRFTYQAAKTVLSVVRSLPDVAYALLFVAAVSTGALAGILALIMFNIGINAKLTSETIDAVDTGPVEAADAAGANRLQRAWGAVVPQILPSYLSYSLYVFELNIRASVVIGIVGGGGIGAVIMVQLSRFNYENLGAIIVALFAVVFLLDRVSIWFRRRLV, encoded by the coding sequence GTGAGCACCGACCTGACCATGCCGGTGGCGGGCCCGGTCGGCGCGGGGCGGCCGCCCCGGCCCCGACCCCGGTGGTCGTTGTGGATCGGTCTCGGGATCGTCGCGCTCATCACCTGGTGGGCCGGCCGTCAGATCGACTTCACGCTCACCCCGCTCTTTACCGACTTCGACCGCGGCAGCGCGATCGTCTCCCGGTTCTTCGACCCCAACTGGGGGTTCATCTTCCAGGTGTGGCCCCGCTGGCTGGAGACCCTCTACATCGCGGTGATCGCCGCGTTGGTCGGCAACGGCCTGGCGCTGTTCATCTCGCTGCTGGCTAGTCCGGTCACCAGCCCCAACCGGTTCACCTACCAGGCCGCCAAAACTGTGCTCAGCGTGGTCCGTTCGTTGCCGGACGTCGCGTACGCGTTGTTGTTCGTGGCTGCGGTGAGCACCGGCGCGCTCGCGGGCATCCTGGCGTTGATCATGTTTAACATCGGGATCAACGCCAAGCTCACCTCGGAGACGATCGACGCGGTCGACACCGGCCCGGTGGAGGCGGCCGACGCCGCCGGCGCGAACCGGCTGCAGCGGGCGTGGGGCGCGGTGGTGCCGCAGATCCTGCCGAGCTACCTCTCCTACAGCTTGTACGTCTTCGAGCTCAACATCCGGGCCTCGGTGGTGATCGGCATCGTCGGCGGCGGCGGCATCGGCGCGGTGATCATGGTGCAGCTGAGCCGTTTCAACTACGAGAACCTGGGCGCGATCATCGTGGCGCTCTTCGCCGTGGTGTTCCTGCTCGACCGAGTCTCGATCTGGTTCCGTCGGAGGTTGGTGTGA
- a CDS encoding amidohydrolase family protein — protein sequence MHRVPSPNAGFDPNAPVRRRSVLAAGAAVVTATAVGCQRRPEADFLLRNVNVFDGERRLDAYSVRVEAGLITAVDRDVTAPAGVPRIDGGGGTLLPGLIDAHVHLEQTARLDAPRFGVTTLLDMFTHDLALLSGATRGRSRAAATTLADVWSAGIGATAPGGWPDTGTIPTVGPQTDPAEFVARRIAEGSDYLKVFIEDGGALPGASYRALEPEQAYGLITAAHEAGVRAMVHVSATADAVTAADAAADALVHVPYADRFAERQLAVLQQAGTVVVPTLSVIASISCGDPAPGLHADPRLLPALTVHQLTTLTRQFSSCDPERLAAAIDNVGALHRAGVPILAGTDAPNPGTAHGASMLGELRLLVSAGLTPAEALTAATATPARVFGLSDRGRIAPGHRADLVLVPGDPTTDIEAIFDLTTVWKNGREIDRSA from the coding sequence ATGCACCGAGTCCCCAGCCCGAACGCCGGCTTCGACCCGAACGCCCCGGTTCGCCGGCGCAGTGTGCTCGCCGCAGGCGCCGCAGTGGTCACCGCGACCGCCGTCGGCTGCCAACGCCGACCGGAGGCCGACTTCCTCCTGCGCAACGTCAACGTCTTCGACGGTGAGCGCCGCCTCGACGCGTACTCGGTCCGGGTCGAGGCTGGCCTGATCACGGCTGTCGACCGCGACGTGACCGCGCCAGCCGGGGTGCCCCGGATCGACGGCGGCGGGGGAACCCTCCTACCCGGACTCATCGACGCGCATGTCCATCTTGAGCAGACCGCGCGGCTGGACGCCCCGCGGTTCGGCGTCACCACGCTGCTGGACATGTTCACCCACGACCTCGCCCTGCTCTCCGGCGCCACCAGGGGCCGAAGCCGCGCCGCCGCCACCACCCTGGCGGATGTCTGGAGCGCCGGCATCGGAGCCACCGCGCCGGGTGGTTGGCCAGACACCGGCACCATCCCGACCGTCGGTCCGCAGACCGATCCGGCAGAGTTCGTCGCCCGCCGGATCGCCGAGGGCTCGGACTATCTGAAAGTGTTCATTGAGGATGGTGGTGCGCTGCCGGGAGCCTCCTACCGCGCCCTCGAGCCCGAGCAGGCGTACGGGCTGATCACCGCCGCCCACGAGGCCGGCGTCCGGGCGATGGTCCACGTCTCGGCCACCGCCGACGCGGTCACCGCCGCAGACGCCGCCGCCGACGCACTGGTCCACGTGCCGTACGCCGACCGGTTCGCCGAGCGTCAGCTGGCGGTGTTGCAGCAGGCCGGGACGGTAGTGGTGCCGACGCTCTCGGTGATAGCCAGCATCAGCTGCGGCGACCCGGCACCCGGGCTGCACGCCGATCCCCGGCTGCTCCCCGCGCTGACCGTCCACCAGCTGACCACGCTCACCCGCCAGTTCAGCTCGTGCGATCCGGAGCGGCTGGCCGCCGCCATCGACAACGTCGGCGCCCTGCACCGGGCCGGCGTACCCATCCTCGCCGGCACGGACGCGCCGAATCCAGGCACCGCGCACGGCGCCAGCATGCTCGGGGAGCTGCGGCTGCTGGTCTCCGCCGGGCTCACCCCGGCCGAGGCGCTGACCGCGGCCACCGCGACCCCGGCCCGGGTGTTCGGGTTGTCCGACCGGGGTCGGATCGCCCCCGGCCACCGGGCCGACCTGGTGCTGGTGCCCGGGGATCCGACCACCGACATCGAGGCGATTTTCGACCTGACCACGGTCTGGAAGAACGGTCGGGAGATCGACCGGTCAGCCTGA